The following proteins are encoded in a genomic region of Canis lupus baileyi chromosome 30, mCanLup2.hap1, whole genome shotgun sequence:
- the KRTAP26-1 gene encoding keratin-associated protein 26-1: MSCHNCSANYSLGSLRNPCHIPLTSSMALCSTHVSCGDVVCLPTNCQDHPQPLDNCQETCSESTSCQPGHCEPNNCETSCYPSTTYYVSRPCQGTTFLPAASYVSGSCLPVSFRPLTCASNSGRPLSLFTYGCRPLGSLPCGPQTLSIVPSSLRPLRPVFSGSQPLNHVYSTCRPSCSALGGQWLPCSS; this comes from the coding sequence ATGTCTTGCCACAACTGCTCTGCCAACTACAGCTTGGGATCTCTCAGAAATCCCTGCCATATTCCTCTCACCTCCTCCATGGCCCTCTGCTCTACCCATGTGAGCTGTGGTGATGTCGTCTGCTTGCCTACTAACTGTCAAGACCATCCCCAGCCTCTGGACAACTGCCAGGAGACCTGCAGTGAATCAACCAGCTGCCAGCCAGGCCACTGTGAGCCCAACAACTGTGAAACATCTTGCTACCCTTCTACTACTTACTACGTGTCCAGACCCTGCCAAGGAACCACttttcttcctgctgcttcctACGTCTCTGGCTCCTGCCTCCCCGTATCCTTTAGACCTCTGACCTGTGCGTCCAACAGTGGCCGACCCCTGAGCCTCTTCACTTATGGATGCCGCCCCTTGGGTTCTTTGCCCTGTGGTCCTCAAACACTGAGCATTGTACCCAGCAGCCTCAGACCTCTGCGTCCTGTCTTCAGTGGATCCCAACCTCTGAACCATGTGTACAGCACTTGCCGTCCATCTTGCTCTGCTCTGGGAGGGCAGTGGCTTCCTTGTTCCAGTTAA